One Herbaspirillum rubrisubalbicans genomic window carries:
- a CDS encoding class II glutamine amidotransferase, translating to MCQLLGMNCNTPTDIVFSFTGFATRGGLTDHHRDGWGIAFFEGSGVRTFVDHQAAVDSPVAALIKRYPIKSQHVIAHIRKATQGRVTLANCHPFVRELWGRYWVFAHNGDLKNFTPTLDGPFRPVGTTDSELSFCYILQELRRRFGDTLPLLAELRAALREIVDGIASHGTFNMLLSDGSALFTHCSTNLYYIVRQHPFTTAKLSDEDLSVDFSEVTTSNDRVAVIVTQPLTDNEVWTQYQPGEMKLFVDGTVVD from the coding sequence ATGTGCCAGCTCCTCGGGATGAACTGCAACACCCCCACCGACATCGTCTTCAGCTTCACCGGCTTCGCCACCCGCGGCGGGCTGACCGATCATCATCGCGATGGCTGGGGCATTGCCTTCTTCGAGGGCTCCGGGGTGCGCACCTTCGTCGATCACCAGGCTGCGGTCGATTCGCCGGTGGCCGCGCTCATCAAGCGCTATCCGATCAAGTCGCAGCACGTCATCGCTCACATCCGCAAGGCCACCCAGGGCCGCGTGACGCTGGCCAACTGCCATCCTTTTGTGCGCGAGTTGTGGGGCCGGTATTGGGTATTTGCCCACAATGGTGACCTGAAAAACTTCACCCCCACGCTGGACGGGCCTTTCCGGCCGGTCGGTACTACCGATAGTGAACTTTCCTTCTGCTATATCCTGCAGGAGCTGCGCCGGCGCTTTGGCGATACCCTACCCCTGCTGGCCGAGTTGCGCGCCGCGCTGCGCGAGATCGTCGACGGCATCGCCAGCCATGGCACTTTCAACATGCTGCTCTCGGATGGCTCGGCGCTCTTTACCCATTGCTCCACCAATCTCTATTACATCGTCCGCCAGCATCCCTTCACCACGGCCAAGCTGTCCGATGAAGACCTCTCGGTGGATTTCTCCGAAGTCACTACCAGCAATGACCGGGTGGCCGTCATCGTCACCCAGCCGCTGACCGACAATGAAGTCTGGACGCAATACCAGCCAGGTGAAATGAAGCTCTTTGTCGACGGCACCGTAGTCGACTGA